TGAATCGAGAGGTTCACGTACGGTTCTGTGAGAGCCTTTGGGTGAAACTCCCATTGGCTACTTGACTGAGAGGTCGGATAATCAATTAATGATTATCCTCCTACTCGATTGTTGTGCTTCATTCCTGTGTTCTTGGTTTTGTTGGATCACAATCAGGTTGAGAGGTGTCTGATGATTCAGCCAATTTAAAGAGGTAATAGCACTCTTCTCTAGCCATATGATCAGCCATTAATGCTGAAAAGGTGGATAGAACCTCGTTTGAAAGTTCTAGCTCTTCAATCTCGGCTAAAAAAGCTTTAAATAACGCGACCTCAAGTTCGACTTGGTTATTAAACCTTGATAAAGCCGGAAATTGTTCGATATTTGCCCTAAGGTACCCTGCCATTTCAACGGCTTTGATATAAAAATCTTCAAAAGTTGTCGTGAATGCATCACTTTTTTTTGTTAATTTCTTTTCTGTTGCATCAAGTGAGTCTGAAATCGCACCTGCATGACCGGCAGCATCAAGTAACCAAACAAGATGGTGGTGAAGGGGATGGCAAATGGGTGGTGTTTGTTCATTCACTAAGTACGTTAAGATGCGGATATATTCATCGACTTCATTAACCATATGATTTAAAAAGGTGGGTGGAAGTTCAATCGTAATTTGACCAACTAGATGCTTTTCGATCAGTGATAGCTTAAACTCCCGAATGCTTTTCGCATTAGCATCCGCGTCTTCGTTAAGTGAACGCAGTTGTGCACGTGTAAGTACGTCGTTTGCTTGGTCAAGTAACTGATCAAATGCCGAAATAAACATTTCCGAAGCCTTAATTTCCTCTGTTTCGGTTGGAGCAAGTGCATCACGGATAAATCGAGCGTGATCGCCTAGAACTTGTAACCAAAAGCGATGTTCAAACAAGGCGGTTTCGAGATAGTGATCCATGCCACGTTCCCTCCTTACTATTTTCAAACCTACCATATGCGTCCATCAAGTGATGTGTGATCTATGTTTCAGTCAAAAAAAGGTGAGAGTGATTCTTGGTGAACACTTTATGCACGTGTGGGCATATAGTAAAGCGAGTCATTCGTTAAAGGGGGATAATATGGAACGTCATCTTGAAACATATCGATCCTACAAAGAAGAGTTGCTTGACTGGTACGATCGTGTTATTAAACTTGTAGGTGTTGATAATGAAGAAGAGTCAAGAGGTGGACTTGACGATCACGCACAATTAAAAGCAAAAATTGACGCATTTGAAGATGAGCTAAAAGACATAGAGGAGAATCTAGAACCGGAAGCTACTCTTGAAAAAATAAATCGTCTTCAAGATTCTTCACAAGCTTTATATGAAGAGTGGTCAGCGCTCTACGCGTTGGAAGAGAGTGATGATAACAACGAGATTAGAAATGAGGATAACCAAATAGACGAAGAGGATCTCATAAATCGACAGGAAGTACAACAGCAATCGGTCGAACCTGTAGCGATGAGGCGTGTACCGATTGGGAAACATACCCTCCCACCTCTACCATATGCGTATGATGCATTAGAGCCTTACATTAGTGCGGAAATTATGAGGTTGCATCATTCTGAGCATCACCAAGGTTATGTAGATGGGTTGAATAAAGCGGAAAAAGAAATGGAGAAGTCAAGGAAGTCAGGGGACTTCGACCTGATCAAACACTGGGAGCGTGAAGCTGCCTTTAACGGTGCTGGTCATTACCTTCATACGATCTTCTGGAACATTATGAGTCCAAGGGGGGGAGGGCAACCACGACGGGAAGTTGCTACACAAATCAATCAAGACTTTGGAAGCTTTAAGCGATTTAAACAACATTTTTCTGAGGCTGCAAAAAAAGTAGAAGCGGTCGGTTGGGCTATCCTTGTTTGGGCCCCGCGTTCGCATCGTTTAGAGATTTTACAAGCTGAAAAACATCAAAATTTAAGTCAATGGGATGTTATTCCGCTGTTAGTCTTAGATGTATGGGAACATGCCTATTACTTACAATATAAAACAGATAAAGGTCAGTACGTTGAAAATTGGTGGAATGTTGTTGATTGGGATGCTGTCAATCAACGGTTTTTACAGGCGCGTACGCTTCGTTGGCAGCCGTATTAAAGTAGAAAGAGGACTGTCCCTCGACGAGACTCGGGGCAGTCCTACTTTTATATTACTTGTTATGGGGTTACAAGTTGTTTAAAGAAATCCTTTAGGTCAACCATTCGTCTGTATTTTGGCTGTTGGTCGGTGCCAGCGATGATCATGGCGGCTAATGTATCATTTTTATGCATACCACCATGCTCCCCTCCACCCTCATGTTCAGGAGCGCCTTCAGAGGCAAAACTGTAGCCTGGTTTGGCGTTGAGAACGAGATATGAGCCAGGATGACTATTTAATGAACTATATAGTTGGTTTAATGCATCAGGGTAGTCTTGATAGTGTATTTCGTTCATAGTAGGATCAAGTTCCAATGTTAAAATCGCTTCATTGCCCTCAATAGTCCACGACTGATCATAGCGATCATTCCACTGTCCACCAGGTTTAAATCGGAGCGTTTGCTCTTGGTTAGGTGAGAGGACATAGATCCAGTCATCTTCTTGCCAAGCCGAAAATGAGATGCGGTGATCAACCATCGCTGTCTCAGCAAGACTCGGTATAAGTGTTGGATCATGTAAAGAATAAACGTACGCACTTCGATGGTTATTAGCAAAGGCAATCTCTCCATTGCTTATATTCTCACGTAATGTTGATATTTGATAATCGTTGTAGATAGAGTCTAAGTTAATTAACATTTCATCTTTGTCACTTTTTAGTTTGTCTTGACCGTGATCACCAATAATGATAAAAATATTTTCCTCTAATGCTTGCTCCCAACTATCATAACTGTTTAAGATCTCCTGAAATAATAATTCCGCTCGCTCAAACCCTCTTCGGTAATGAGGACCGTGTTCATGAGCTTCCTTATCAAAATTAGGAAGGAAAACCGCAAGAAAGTTTGGCTGCTGATTATTTTTGATCAATGCTTTGGTTACTTCAATCGAATATTCATCATTCAGCCCGAAACGCTGATAGATAGAGTCTGGTAATGGTTGATTGGCAATCACATTAGGCTTGATGGCGCTGCCGAATGCTAATAGGTCAGGTCCTTTCGTTAGTAGGGGGCCGTTTGGAGACACTAGACCATCTAGCAATGGTGGAAGTGTAAGTTCGTGTTCACTTTCCCCACGATAGACGATCATATTGACTGACCCTGTTGTCAATCTTTCTTGCTGTAACTCTTCAAAAATGGTTGTTGTCTGTGGATTTAAGTGTGTATTATTCAAATGATATAACGAGTCCTGTAACGATTGAGTTAATCCTAATTTAAGCATTTTTTCGATGGTTGAACCGTAGTCAACAAGCCGGTCTTCATCCTGCTTATACCAAACCAATCCCGGTACTTGGTGGTTATCAGCCATTGTACCTGTTAAAATCGTACTTTCAATATTTACAGACATCGATGGAAACGGTGAGACAAGGTCATTGTAATATTGACCGTTTTCCATTAAAAAGTCTATGGCGGGTACCATCCCTTTTTCTTTACTATTTTCGACGAGGGAGCCCATCATTGAATCGAGAATAACAAATACTACATTTTTATCAGGGTGATCTTTTTTTCCAAGTCCTTGAATTGTATTTTTATCTTCATCTTCATTAGTCTGGCAACCGACTAGCGATAAAGCAATGATAAGCATAACAATGATTTGTTGTAGTCGCATACATTCACTCCTTTTATAGATTGACTTGGTAACAAACCTCGCTATTTTTGAATGTATCGAACAAAGAATCTTCCTATTTTACCGTTATTTTGACCAGAAGCTAAAAAAGATAAACAAAAAATAAAATCAGGGGCCCTCCCCCATAAGAGTCATTGTTCACATTTTGACAGGACAATATCCTATGCTAATTTATAAACGTTCCTTGTTTATACGAATTAC
The genomic region above belongs to Desertibacillus haloalkaliphilus and contains:
- a CDS encoding superoxide dismutase, which gives rise to MERHLETYRSYKEELLDWYDRVIKLVGVDNEEESRGGLDDHAQLKAKIDAFEDELKDIEENLEPEATLEKINRLQDSSQALYEEWSALYALEESDDNNEIRNEDNQIDEEDLINRQEVQQQSVEPVAMRRVPIGKHTLPPLPYAYDALEPYISAEIMRLHHSEHHQGYVDGLNKAEKEMEKSRKSGDFDLIKHWEREAAFNGAGHYLHTIFWNIMSPRGGGQPRREVATQINQDFGSFKRFKQHFSEAAKKVEAVGWAILVWAPRSHRLEILQAEKHQNLSQWDVIPLLVLDVWEHAYYLQYKTDKGQYVENWWNVVDWDAVNQRFLQARTLRWQPY
- a CDS encoding alkaline phosphatase family protein, whose translation is MRLQQIIVMLIIALSLVGCQTNEDEDKNTIQGLGKKDHPDKNVVFVILDSMMGSLVENSKEKGMVPAIDFLMENGQYYNDLVSPFPSMSVNIESTILTGTMADNHQVPGLVWYKQDEDRLVDYGSTIEKMLKLGLTQSLQDSLYHLNNTHLNPQTTTIFEELQQERLTTGSVNMIVYRGESEHELTLPPLLDGLVSPNGPLLTKGPDLLAFGSAIKPNVIANQPLPDSIYQRFGLNDEYSIEVTKALIKNNQQPNFLAVFLPNFDKEAHEHGPHYRRGFERAELLFQEILNSYDSWEQALEENIFIIIGDHGQDKLKSDKDEMLINLDSIYNDYQISTLRENISNGEIAFANNHRSAYVYSLHDPTLIPSLAETAMVDHRISFSAWQEDDWIYVLSPNQEQTLRFKPGGQWNDRYDQSWTIEGNEAILTLELDPTMNEIHYQDYPDALNQLYSSLNSHPGSYLVLNAKPGYSFASEGAPEHEGGGEHGGMHKNDTLAAMIIAGTDQQPKYRRMVDLKDFFKQLVTP
- a CDS encoding DUF2935 domain-containing protein, with the protein product MDHYLETALFEHRFWLQVLGDHARFIRDALAPTETEEIKASEMFISAFDQLLDQANDVLTRAQLRSLNEDADANAKSIREFKLSLIEKHLVGQITIELPPTFLNHMVNEVDEYIRILTYLVNEQTPPICHPLHHHLVWLLDAAGHAGAISDSLDATEKKLTKKSDAFTTTFEDFYIKAVEMAGYLRANIEQFPALSRFNNQVELEVALFKAFLAEIEELELSNEVLSTFSALMADHMAREECYYLFKLAESSDTSQPDCDPTKPRTQE